The window tgcatcttaacccatccccttggggagcagtgggctgccagcTGCCACTGTGTgccgcctggggagcaatctggggttaagggtcttgctcagggagtgcaggctgtggggatcgaaccaggtacttgcaacctcCTCAGAGCACAagtgcgctgctctaaccactaggccaacactctcCTTCcccttatttttatatatatttttttaaagggtaaatggcttgtacttgtatagtgctttaactagtcttgacgacctccaaagcacttcacactacagtttagtcattcacacattcacaccccgACGGTGGTGACCTATGTTAgaagctacagctgccctggggcagactgacagagacgaggctgccatacaccgccgccactgggccctctgaccaccgccagcttTTAGGTGGtggatgagccaatcagctctctctttcCACCATCTTCACTGCTTAAAACACTCTTAGGctcactaaaagtcctcctcactactcctaacatctTTCCACTTTAGGGGCTCTCTTAGACTGGCCGCCCATTGCTAAGGGgtggaatttgcatgttatctaagccatccagtgttgtagtcaagtcactatgcctcgagtccgagtcatgtccaagtcattaaaaaaaaaatccgagtcgagtccgagtcgagtcactattgacgtgtgatgtatgacatgaagcagtaacattccattgcactaataactctttcgttgtagttacccttggttttactcggtaaaacgactgctttttctagtctaagacgtctcctaaccatggtttttaaacattgttgttatggaacgtgcaatagcgactcgaggtacgctgataggccgcatatgaaggatgttaaagccgcaagcggcgtcgatcggccctcgcagccaagcgcactccggcctattggccaccgccgcggctctggccggcgggcggggttcgcgcaccgccgcggctccggccggcgggcggggttcgcgcaccgacGGCCGCCCccccaccgcagatgctgttacgcattttcctcgcccgtccaccgggcgattcccacaaacgcgtttggcagcgctcccccatgactcacaacagaTCTGgagcagatcggtcgatgcagcgaggatatacagccgttggataatgatattgcatttggccaccggaccggactaaattgttcggcgggccggaaaatttataccgattcctggacggtgactacaaacagaaaaaaaaaacggccaatgacgccatgaacgcagagcaggagaaaaacatcgacttaccttcctatcaactcagccagttttccagtctttctaagccctcgacactcaagccatcgtttgagctgaacgttggtatgttgttccacagttctaccagtaaaatgggcgcctggacatcctcttgtgaaagtttaacagctgtaaagtcggtcatatccttgtatctgttgcatgtgtaatggctggttgctacgtgcgctctcacactgtttgcccaaccttagcggcaaggggcgttgctcatgagatggtgacgtcacgtgcgcggtacgacatttagatattaaaatcatacaccaaataatattctaatgacacattaaaattatagcctaatgatataaaaaaaagtcgagtctttttctcaatttccgagtcagaatgatctgaatgtaggagtccgagtccaagttcgagtcatcagtactcaagtccaagtcaagtcacgagtctctaaatttagctaatgactcggactcgagttcgagtctcggactcgagtactacaacactgaagCCAtcacaaggcctttgtttggcagtagtataaagcttcttactccacattactccagactttttgaattgagaaagcttcctggagaagaagggaaacgtcttcaactacgaaaaacaagtccagttgctttgtttttttactttttttggaatgaccatgacctggatgactgagaatcttcaccagctctTAGACTAAGATGCTTTgggaataacttttatcttaccgaCGTAAAATTTGtgattttcctaaaatgacgtcactaagagctacttttagtcttaggaatctttgtgaatacaggctCTGGTTTGCCAGTGGACAAGAGGTATTTGATCTCAGTAGAATATTGCTTGAACATAAAAAGGTGCAAAGCTGGAACAAGTATTTATTTGCTTGAGGAAATCTGGATTTATCAGGACATGTTTCACTTACCCACAGCTCTGGCTGGTTTGGATCAATATGATTCACGAAGTTCAGTTCTGTTATGAACTCCTTGGACAGATGCCACGGTCTGTCAAAGCCCACTGTCAGTGAGTAGGATATTCGTCCATGAATCCCattgaaggaagaaggaaagtCTCTGTGTcgatacaaaacaaacaaaataaagttgttAGAATATGCAGGCAAAACAGGCGAAGCACCCACAGGTTAGCGTTACTAGGAACTTTAAACTTATAAGAAAAGCAGGCTTATGAAATGGATTTATTTATGATACAATGTAACAataaaatacttcaatgtaaaaGGAAATCTGGGTGATTTCCTTGGGAGGATATTACAACTTTAATGTAGAGCAAAGATTTTTGCAGCCGAAAAACGACCTGTAAGAGCGATCAGATTATAACCTCATCGATCACTGTAATGTAAATATgcacaaacagaatataaaacaCTAGTGAACAATATATTTTGCTACTTCATGaaatgatttttaatttttcttttgtatttaaagGCAATATTTTTAATCTGAACCCTGAGTCCCATGGTCGAAGTGGCCGTCTGACGGTTTCCTCCCTGGGTTTTGAAATGGTGTGCACCCACTGAGATTGTCCCAACAAGGGCTGCATCCAAAAAGGTCTAATTTGTAAGGACTCTTTAACCAAAGTGGAATTGCGTCAGCgttcgccatgataagtgctgtctgaatagtgcagtcagtaaggaacgAGGTAGAAAAAGGAACCTATATGCATCCTATCATtattcctttagcataggaagcTTGTGACGTTTCTTACTGGAGCTAAGGGACTATAAgcaatcccacaatcctttgcgtagcatgatgtataagcacaacaaacatcacaaaattaactaaattatctggagagaagagagtaGGGTTCTCAAAATAATCGATACCTCGATATAAACGATACTAAGATACTGAtttgcagtgttgtatagtaacaaagtataaatacttcacttctgtacttaagtatattttggagtactttatactttccttgagtataatttttttgataactttcacttttacttcactaaaTGTTCTAACTTAATTGCAaacttttactccgatacattttcaatgtttgttttagttagtcattacaaaaaaagagagagaaagagagagagagagagagagagagagagagagagagagagagagagagagagagagagagagagagagagagacgcacaCAATTTGtgtagcactgaccttacttgaagaagaaaaactgaaagcttacaaaaaggttgtattttctgtctaaacttggtctaaatgtctcctgcacttggttgtttatattattttaagtgaatttgaccttcaaagtttaccaaaatgtaaaaaatgtaattcaaactgcatttgctttgttttactttttacttatacttgtcattacattacttgagtacatctatttttacagtaattttcatacttaagtacaagatatttcagatactttaagactttaactcaagtaacatttcagtcagtgacttggacttttaccaaagtcatattttggagaggtacttatacttttacttgactctgagatttcagtaaaaaaaaattttaactcTAACATAGTTTAACTTATAATTATTCAGCCCACCAACTTTTTATTAGGCCCGGttgaaaactaaataaagcaaGCGAGCCTAACTTTTCTGCAAGAGCAAACAGATGAGTAGAGGGGGCGTGTTTAGATGCGCACCGTGCTGCGTACAAGAACGCACGAATAACCCTACAAGCCCGCGATCAGAGCTATGCGCGCTCTTGGTTATTAAATGCGCCGTTGTGATTAATAATTGCACTATTGGGATTGCTTGATACGATCTTCTGCTTTTTGGCATGAATCTGACACCATAGCGTGAGGTCAGACGCGGGACGTCACCACCATCCCTCCCCCATTCTGTGTCAACCGGGGATTATTAGCCGCCACCCACTTACCCCCGTGGAAGCTGGCATGAAAATGGATACACATGCGTCCCAGGGGGGAGTCTTGTTTTCCCATTAACAGCTgcgagaaaaaaataagatgcaCCCCGTAAAATAATCATTTGACACCAACATGCGTGCAAACCGCCGCAAAAAAAGTTAGTTAGTGCGCATACCCGCGTTGCACACGAGAACGCTTTTATAAGTGAAGAAGTCCACCCGTGCAGAGtaggtttttcttcttttcctctttcccGAGCCCGACGATGTGGACCAGTGCACGTTCGCTCCTCCTTTCATCTTCATCGTTATGGCATTAATCTTGGTCTCCTTTGTCAGGTCGAAACGGATTTGTCCCGTTATGAGGTCGCCTCCAGAGAAGGTGTTTCTCTCGTTTAACGCTTCAAAGTTGATGCCGAAATTCTTGATCGCCTCTTGAAACATCGCTATTTGGTGCCAAGTTGCACTGATCGTGGGGAAAAAGGTgtagatttaaaatgttaatgagTTTCTAGGTAAACACTAAACTGTAACGTGAGGATTTATCTAATTCTAATGGGTTCAAAACAGACAACAGGAAGCCCACCAAGCGCACAGTACAGGGAAGGAGCCGCCTTGAGGCGGGGCATATTCCCAACAAATCAAGACGCCGAAACGCTTGGAAATTAAGTTAAAggttgctttatttatttatttgtttgtttatttcagaaCAAATGACAAAAGAGCCATCTTATGTTTCAAATAAGTACCGTTGCATGTCTCTAAAGTAAAACCTCTGCAACTCACTATAAATAAGACAACTTTTTAATCCTCCTTTTAGCCACTTTGAAataacatgtttaatttttttgtatgtgttatgttaagattttttttcaagattaATGGTTTCAATCCtgctaaataaatcaataaactgCCACACCTTACTTCTCGCAGCACACCCAGGGGGTTCACCTCCGACAACTCCTCAAACAAaacgtatttttattttttattttgatgacaTGGCGATCCCATAAAGTGACACCTGTGATcttcttaattattttttcatgaataaagtaataaatggtaataaagtaaaaaatattggtgttgtttttgaccaagacatgtcatttaaatcccatattaagcaggtttccagggtttcttttttttcgcCTCTGGAAAATTGCCaacattagaaacattctgttcaggggtgatgctgaaaaactagtccatgcattggTTAcctcaaggctggactattgcaattatttactatcaggaagtccacaaaatgcagttcaaagtcttcagctgatccaaaatgctgcagcaagagttctgatgaataatcaacaagagagatcatattttcccaattttagcttcccttcattggcttcctgttaaataaagaatataatttaaaattctccttctcacatataaagcccttaataatcaagctccatgttccagagcacttcactctcagactgcaggtctgctggtggttcctagagtctctaaaagtagaatgggaggcagatcctttagctatcaggctcctctcccgtggaaccaactcccagttttggtccgtgaggcagacaccctgtctacttttaagactactTTTAAGATcttaaaagtttcctttttgacaaagcttatatttagagtggctcatgttaccctgagctacctctatagttatgctgctataagcTTAAACTActagaggacatcagggtctatttctctcactctgctgagttctcccactgttcttcaatttgcatttttttgttgttatttcatctattaagtttttgttctctgtcatttttctcttcatagtaggtgcaCCTGATCTGGccttctgttagctgtggcatccttcaggggaggcagatcatccgctattaccatataacatagaaaggattcctagaTTAATGAGTGTGTCTGTGCtttatgtgtctctgctctgtcttctctaacccccagtcggtcgaggcagatgaccgttcatactgagcccggttctggttctgctggaggtttttccttcccgttaatggggagttttcctctccactgaaGCTTCATGTTTGCTCcatatgaggaattgctgcaaagccatggacaatgcagacgactgtccccgtggttctacgctctttcatgaggagtgaatgctgctggtcaagacttgatgcaatctgctgtgtttccttagataggaaactttttgaccaatctgcattatttgattcagtttgactttggaaagcgccttgagatgacatgtgtcgtgaattggcgctatataaataaagttgaattgaataacatatttaaatacTAACTGAATGAGGAGCTGACATAGGTCTGAGcccttctgttttattttgttgaactATTGCATAGCAATAGAACATCCTTACACAAAATGGTCTAGAAACGTCCATTTACATCATCCcacactgaataaaaaataaacatggacgtGTACTTttctgatagatagatagatagatagatagatagatagatagatagatagatagatagatagatagatagatagatagatagatagatagatagatagatagatagatagatagatagatagatagatagatagatagatagatagatagatagatagatagatagatagatagatagatagatagatagatagatagatagatagatagatagataatgaaaatattattttctgatTTGGACTaaaggtaaggtaagtttatttatatagcacaagaCGGTGCAAAGTGCTGTAGTGTCTAAAGGTGGTTAAGCTTTGAAAATTTGGCCCTTTTCCTGCAGGGACCTTTCGAGTCCAAAGGTACTCGCGGGTAATTCTGGGAGAACCCTGGATGTTTCACCATAAACACATTCGAGTGATGTTACGGTATTGTATACTCCAAATAACAACGCTGGAATCACATTGCAGTGATAGGTAGCAtcttatgtttttaaaaaagtactcCTTCTTTGAGGGTCATATCAGTTGACAGAAGTAAACAGATTACAGGAAGGTATTGTATTGTTGGCATTGAAAAAATtccttttactgtttttgttttatttattttaggatttttatttgtctctaaagttaaaaataaagtttggatCAGTGTAAAACAACATTCATCTTTCTTAAGTCAAAACAACCTATTACCCATCCTAAAAACAACAAGTCAGTTCCAACTATTTTAGCTGCGGTTTATTAAAGTGACTGATGGGTGTAAAACACACATGGataatgcaaacacacacaaaaaagctgcaaatataaaatgctgcaaataccaaaaataaacagcaaattttagaaaagctgcaaactcaCTCTAAAAATAAACAGGTGTGCCAAACCACTAAAACCACCAAGTCATCTTGGACGTGACctcatttcctttttaaaaaaattggtaCTCACTTTCACAAATCATACATGATCTGGCTTTAGTTTAGATTCATTTAGTCCagctttctaaaatgttatttattacgAGCTGAAATAGACATTCGATCAAGCTACAGTGCAGAACCATCGTCTAACACATCAGAGATGATAAATAAATATCCCCAGTCTCCCACAAGCCAGGCAAGGATACTTACCACTATACATCGTTAGAATACATTACTAACGACAATGAAGCTCTTTTTCTGCctctgaataaatacattttgccaGTTTAAACTATCAGCAATGTGATCTGTCAAATTTTAAAGAGCCATGCCTATGAGTTCCCCATTTCACATCtgtggtaataataataataataataataataataataataataataataataataataataataataataataataataataataataataataataataataataataacaattagtgaatttatttattttcatatactgTACTTTTTTacccttgcctgcaagatgaattgtTGCGATATTTGTGCTTTCACACACAACTCTAGTTTAGCACTCTAGTTTGCAGAACTAAAGTGCTAAACATTATCAATTTGGCTGTCCAGGTGGACGCTTGTTTGACTTTtgtgaaagcaataatttttaCACCGCTAGATGGcactaaacactttttttaaaaaaacgctCCATGTACTGTATATCACTAGAGACCTATGTGTCACAGTGTAGCCATTACCTTGTCGTTGGTCGTTATAAGCCCTAAAATAATTCGTTAATTGAACTGGAGCTCAAAGTAGTCTTCTAGACATGAaggttcattttatttttattctattacctctttttttccctataacaaaactgtcagaaaaaagactttttgatcattttggtttgttttttttagctgtctagctaaatatatttcaaaattaGACCAGAACAGTGTTTTGACACACTGACTGCTTTGGAACAGCACACCTGCTATTTAGTCGTGGTCTGCTGATCTGTTGAATTTAACGTCCACCTCTTGTCCTACCAGAACGGGGTCCAGGCCTTTGAGGAGGAAGTTGGCCAAGAACGAACAGGCTAATGGCCGTGGTAGCTCCTAATCATTAATATGCATCATAAGTTATTCAGGTAAGATCTGTGAACGGATAGATCAAATTTTGTTCACCTTTTATAAAAAGTCTTGAAAGAAATTGCTCTTAATCTCCCACTGTGAGTGTTTGTCCACGGTTGTTTGTCccatgtgtctctgtgttgccttgtgATGGACCAGTGTCCTGTCCAGGACgtaccccacctcttgcccaatgatAGCCACCCCCCACCCTCCGTGACCCTGCACGGACAAGCAGtaatggataatggatggacggatggaaaATCTCACACTGGAAAGCTGAGAAGTACATTTATCCAGTGGGGCGCCAAACCCAAGTAAAGAAgtcatttttatgtatttcttttttttttttttttttacatggccACTTGGATTACAATTATTTGCACCACTGCTATCAACCTTCTTTTGCCAACCAGGCAGCACTTAGTCTTTTACAAGGTTGGCGCGTACAGGAGAGAGGCTCTCTAGACCATTCAGGCTCctgtgtccttttatttgcaaTCCTCTCCTTAACTCATCCCTAAGCTTTTCACTTTTTATCTCTAGGGACTAAAAATGTCCACGGAGGCTAGTTGATTTTCAGAGAGTTAATCATTCCATCCACCCTGGCGAGGTTCTCAGGGCCTTTGAAAGAGCATCACAGATGCTCCGCCGTCCTTAATGGCTGCCATCAGGTGCTTGCTAAATATTCATCCTTTATTTCCCACCAAACTCACTTGGAGTATTGGTTTAGAAAGCTCAGCCGTAATCTCATCACACCAAGCCACATGgctccagttaaagtcccaGCAGATTTTGGGATAACTCTGCATACGtacatttgtgatggtaggacagaaagATCGCTCACATGCAATCAGCTGGCGTGCAGAAATTGCCAAATGGTTGCTGGTTGGTTGGCACCGAGATGCCTCTCGTTGCTGGGCTCCTCTTCTCTGTTAACTTTGGGGATCGTTTGCTACCTCTCCTGCCATCCTGCTCATTGTGAGTGGTGGTAAGATATGTCTCATGGTCCAGCCAAAGGAGACTGTCCTGTTTTCCATTAGAGTCATAGCCCAGAGGAAAAGGACGTTATGGATTGGTAGTTCCCAGAAACTTTGATCAATTCAAAAGTtcagaacaaataaatgaacacaaacCTTCAGGTATATTTAAAATGCAGGACAGTGATTAAATGCATTGTTCCTTTTAAATTCATCAGTAAAATCACTCCCCATACTTTGTGCTTTTAATTAATATTCTAACCGCAGCAGCCTCGGTTgctcgttgttgttgttgttgtttttaaagactGGTGTAAACATTTCAGATAGTTAGATCTAAATCCAGAGTGAAATAAAAGAACCCAGAGGATAAGCATTTTATTGATCTGTACTTTCTGCACAGCACCTCCCTCCGCCGGTTAATCCACAGGGTCAGCTCTAATGACATTGAGGAGCTCTTCTGGCAGTCGGCACTGCTGCTATTTGCAATTTAGATgcaggggaggggggagggggggcagggGCTGGTGGGTTAAAGCTGGAAGGAAAATGAAGAAGTCTGACAGTGAGCAGCGGTagactgaaaagaaaagagggCGGGGAGGCATGAGGCAGCAGTGTGGATGCACTGCAAGGAAATAGACCTGGTAAAGTGCAACATGGATGGAATCAGTGAAACAGTCACACAGGATGACTTCTTATGTTTGGTGGTAAGAAATCTAACAAATCATTCATCTATATTAATCCAGAGGaatttttcagactttttgtCACGTTGCAATTGCAAACCTCCCTCAATGTATATTTAGTGTGATAGGTCAACGCAAAGCAGCACATATCAAGTAGTAAAAAGATACATGGTCTGttagaaagttgtggagaagttcacAACAAGAATAGAGCTGTGTTCATTCATCACCTGGAAATGGAGAGTATAAATTAGATCGGCAGCCAGGAGGTCCATGCACAATTTAGGGAAGCTGGAGAGATTCATAGCCCAGGTAGGAGAACTAGGAGCCCAGATAGAATGACTACGATTGGTTGTTCACTCCACAAAATCAGCATTGTTGGAGGTGTGGCAAAAAGAAACCCATTCTTGAAgtaaagccataagaagtccagGTTAAAATTcaccacaagccatgtagaaGACGCAGTAAACACGTGGGAAGAGGTGCTTCGACCTGATCTCAACTTTCTGGCCTGCATGCAAAAAGCTCTGTGTGGCAGAAGCCAGGTTTGAACAAAATACACAGGACAATTCACAAATCTTCATCTGGAAAAGGTTTTGAAAACCATCATTCTCTTTACAATTCAATGTTTTGTGTCGTTTGAGAAGTGaataaaataactcaaaatttGAACATACAGCACTTTATTTTGTAGACTTTGTTAACCTGAaggattttcacttttttttttttttttttttttttttttttacaaatatgcattttattgaATATCCTGCTGTTGACAAGAAAGGGTTAAATTTGTTGGATTTGTTCACTtatgaggctttttttttttttttttttttttgcaccagcTAAAAGaattcctgcagcaaaacaggaAGCCACAAAGGGAACAGTTGGCAGCCCTAATCTTGTGCAGATCCTCTGATAGCTTTCTTCTTCCCAAACAATGCTGGTCGGGACTGAGGAGACTCCTGGAGGGTGCTGAAAGATCCGACAACCAGGCAGAACCAAGCTCTTTGTCAGCTTCTGGCTGATTAACACGCAGACAGGCTCATTTAGGAGCAGGAAAAGATGGCATTAGCCGTCTCGCCTCCCGATATTTCACATCCTCCGTAGTTCCTTTTCCcctgtctgcttctttcctcttttttttttttttattaaatacgGCACATTGCATGTCAAACTGTTTTGTCTGTGCTTGTTTTTCTTAGACGTTATACATATGACAAGATTTCTCTTATGCTTCATTCCATCTGTTTCATCTGTGATTTGTTTTAGTCCGTCTGCCGGGTGGCTCAGAAACAGTTTGTCCTTCCAATAACTTTATTACGCTCATGCCAGACAGCGGAGGCGACCTGTTTGGGGTTTCTAGTGAGATTTACATGATGAAGTCACAGTGAAAGAATCCCTTCCTAACCGAGTATCGCGCTCTGTGGTCGGACTTTAAAAGCCAAGGCCACCATTATGTCATGTACCACAGTGCTAGCACAGCAGCTAATGAGTCAGAAACAATACCCTGCAGTCCACTAGTCCGTCTTTGGTCAACACGTAAACTATCCGACGCAGAGGAGCTCAAC of the Fundulus heteroclitus isolate FHET01 chromosome 12, MU-UCD_Fhet_4.1, whole genome shotgun sequence genome contains:
- the LOC105925437 gene encoding arrestin domain-containing protein 3, with amino-acid sequence MFQEAIKNFGINFEALNERNTFSGGDLITGQIRFDLTKETKINAITMKMKGGANVHWSTSSGSGKRKRRKTYSARVDFFTYKSVLVCNAAVNGKTRLPPGTHVYPFSCQLPRGDFPSSFNGIHGRISYSLTVGFDRPWHLSKEFITELNFVNHIDPNQPELWAPLSGSNSKTLCCLCCASGPITMTVSLDKKAFKPGETAKMVCSFSNASSRTATPKVKLQQKQMYYTHSRNSKRMVFKQLAWVSGEPIGAHTSDVQSEILLTIPSSASLTVSNCSILEVDYFIEVSLCVTGSADLTVLFPIILCEVRSHAHPMQYSGANI